Proteins encoded together in one Cyprinus carpio isolate SPL01 chromosome B14, ASM1834038v1, whole genome shotgun sequence window:
- the LOC109102171 gene encoding LOW QUALITY PROTEIN: fos-related antigen 1-like (The sequence of the model RefSeq protein was modified relative to this genomic sequence to represent the inferred CDS: substituted 1 base at 1 genomic stop codon) — translation MLFYRVNGIHVQLRKGNLGRGIDRTFPENSSGSGSSSATTAVTTQQQQQQQKYSVAGSSQFVPSLNAITSNQDLQWMLQPSVLGTPGPSRALRPTYSLPPRIPSMNPQLSQSHMSRPGVIRAATAVGSSTRSRNDEHLSPDELERRRIRRERNKMAAAKCRNRRRELTDTLQHETDELEDEKSRLQKEIAELQKQKEKLELVFQAHRPICKVQDSDSDSDSNSDLPTLSGIKIESVVGPXSLSCGPSRESKSHAKLNKPKPKITIPPPAQASTVTSAPLESESLHTPVLISTPSLTPFTASLVFSYPSSSQDTSSATSSQALNLTSSHSTSQSSHNPQPCGVAHRRSSSSGDQSDHSLNSPTILTL, via the exons ATGTTGTTTTACAG AGTCAACGGCATACATGTACAACTACGGAAAGGAAACCTGGGCAGAGGAATCGATCGGACCTTCCCAGAAAACAGCTCTGGATCAGGCTCGAGCTCCGCTACAACTGCTGTCAcaactcaacaacaacaacaacag CAGAAATATTCTGTGGCAGGATCCAGTCAGTTTGTGCCCAGTCTCAATGCCATAACTTCAAACCAGGACCTTCAATGGATGCTTCAGCCCTCCGTTCTAGGCACCCCGGGACCATCCAGGGCACTTCGACCAACTTACTCACTGCCACCAAGAATCCCATCTATGAATCCTCAACTTTCCCAATCACACATGTCCCGGCCAGGTGTTATTAGAGCAGCTACAGCCGTCGGCAGCTCAACAAGAAGCAGAAATGATGAACAT TTATCCCCTGATGAACTTGAGCGTCGTAGAATTAGAAGGGAACGTAATAAAATGGCTGCTGCAAAGTGCAGGAACCGTCGACGCGAACTGACTGACACATTGCAACAT GAAACTGACGAGCTAGAGGATGAAAAATCACGTCTGCAGAAGGAGATCGCTGAGCTTCAGAAGCAAAAAGAGAAGCTTGAGTTGGTCTTTCAAGCCCATAGACCCATCTGCAAAGTCCAGGACTCGGACTCTGACTCTGACTCCAACAGTGACCTCCCGACGCTGAGTGGAATCAAGATTGAGTCTGTGGTGGGACCCTGATCTCTTTCCTGTGGACCTTCAAGAGAATCAAAGAGTCATGCCAAGCTTAATAAACCCAAGCCCAAAATTACCATCCCACCTCCAGCTCAAGCCTCCACTGTTACCAGCGCACCTCTTGAATCAGAGTCTCTTCATACTCCTGTCCTCATCTCCACTCCATCTCTGACCCCTTTTACTGCCAGCCTGGTCTTTAGCTACCCCTCTTCTTCACAGGATACCAGCTCTGCGACTTCCTCCCAAGCTCTCAATCTCACCAGCTCTCATAGTACCAGCCAGTCTTCTCATAACCCTCAGCCGTGTGGCGTCGCTCATcgccgcagcagcagcagtggaGATCAGTCCGATCACTCTCTCAATTCACCAACCATCCTCACCCTTTAA